The Eubacterium maltosivorans genome includes the window TTCAATAGTCATCCCAAGCTTCTCCGCCTTGGCGTCAAGTCCTTCGGCCAGATTATCCCTAAACCATGATACCAGCCAAAACCCCTTTGATATTGCCGCCTCAGCATGCCATGTGCCTGGAACAGACGCCAGATAGGTGCGGTGCTTCAGTTTTTTGTAAGCATCTGGGATATACTTTTCTCCCACGATGTCCAGGCCGCTCAGGGTTCCCAACGTAATGTATGCCTGCCCGTCACTGATAGAGCCAGAGCCTAAAACCTCACACTGCTTATCACCCGCACAGGCCACCACCGGGCAGCCCTCTGGAAAGCCTGTAAGCGCTGCCGCCTCCGCTGTGACATGACCCATCACCTGCCCAGGCTCCACAAAGCGCGCCAGCTGACTGCGCTTCAGCCCCATTTTTTCAAAGACTTCATCATCCTTATACAGTTCCCAGTGCTCCCTGTCTACAGGCATTCCCAGATTGTTGGCCAGGGTATCCACATAGCCGCCAAAAAGCTGATAGCCCATGTAGCCCGGAGCCGTCAGATATTTGTGTATTCTTCCGGCAAGCTCTGGAGAATTCGTTTTCATCCAGTTCATTCTTGAATAATTCCTGAGATAATCACACCAGGGGTCCATCGCTTCAGTGGACGGCGGTAAATGATCGGCGTTCTCACGCCACCGCAAATCCATCCAGCTGATGGGTCTGCAAAGCTGGCGGTTATCCTCTCCGACAAAAAAGGTGGTTCCCCGCTGCCCGGATAAGCCGATCGCGGCGATTTCATGAACGTCACCCTTGAATTTTGAAAACAAATCGTCGCAGGCATGGCAGAGGCCGTTCCACAGATCGTCGTAGTCATGTACTGCATAACCTGCCTTTTCAGCAATCAACGGCGGGTGGGCGGCAGTGCCCATACAGACCTTCTGGCCTCTGGTATCAAAAATGATCACTCTGGTACTCTGTGTGCCGCTGTCAATACCTACCACATATTTTTTATCCATTACTCTTTACCCCTCATTGCGTTTGTGTCTATTTATGCATCTTTTCCAGAAAATTGGTCCCCTGTTCTGAAAAATTGATCTCACTCCAGTCCCTGCCCAGTTTTTTGGCAAGGATCTCGATAACCCGCGGCTGACAGAAGCCCCCCTGACATCGGCCCATCCCCGCTCTTGTCCGCCGTTTTATGGCCTCGATAGATGCTGGCATAACCGGACTGTCGAGTGCCTCCAATATCTCACCCTCAGTGATGGTCTCGCATCGGCAGACAATTCTTCCAAAGGAAGGCTCCCTCTCGATTAGCTTCCTCTTCTCATCCGGCGGAAGCTTTCTGAAAAGTGTTTTTGGATTTTCGCGCGGCTGATAATCCTGACGGATTTCAAGCTTTATGCTTTTCTTCTCAAAATCTTTCAACACGATATCCTCAACCATTTTAGCAATGGCTGGCGCCGAGGCCAGCCCGGGCGACTGGATTCCCGCCACATTGATAAAGCCGTCGGTCACCGGAGACATCTCAATGATAAAATCCTCTTTAAAATCCGCTGCCCGCACGCCTGTAAAAACGCGGATAAGGTCTTGCTGCCCCACGTTCTTGTGCTGGTTGCAGCTCATGGCATATTCCAGGCCATCCGGGTCGGTCGCGGTGTCCTCCTTATTCCATACCTCTTTGGCTGACGGGCCAAGAAGGTAATTCCCCTCTGGTGTTTTGCAGCAGCCTCCGCCCTTCGATTCAGCGTTTTTGATGTTTTTCATCCGGTTTTCAAGAGCGTTTCCCACAAAGCCCATCTGGGGCCTGTAGGGATACTGCTTGGCCTTATCCAGAATGGCGATGGTTCCCTTTCTTGGATGAATGGTAAAGGAACGGTCTCCCGCCATTTCTGAAAGATCATCGGCGTAAACGCCAGCACAGTTAATGACACAGCTGGCCTTGATAATGCCCTTTGGCGTGACCACGCCTTCAACTCTGCCATCATGCCTCAGCACATCACAGACCGGCGTGTTAAACCAGAATTCAACACCGTTATGGGCGGCGTTCTCTGCCAGTGCCACGGTGACGTCATAGGGTTCCACATGGGCCAGGCTTGGAAGCCAGACTGCCGCAATGGGCGGATTGTCTAACTTTCTGAGTTCTGGCTCGATGGCCATTGCCTGCTCGCCGTCGAGCATCTCAATGCCGTCCACACCATTTTCCACACCCTTGTCATAGCGCTCCTTAAGGGCCGGGATGTAAGCCTCCTCCCATGCAATGTACATCAGGCCGTTCCGCTGAAATACAAACCCCAGCTCATCTGCCCACTTATCATACATCCGGTTTCCCAATATATTGAGCCTGGCTTTAAGGGTTCCTGTTTTGGCCGCGTGACCCGGATGAATATTTCCATTATTGGCTTTAGATGCACCCGTACAGACGTCATCATTCTTTTCGACAACAATAATTTTCAGAGGATACTTAGCCAGCTCTCGCGCAATTCCACAGCCGATGACACCGGCTCCGGCAATGACAATGTCCGCTTCCCCAACCAGTCCGGCTTCAAAGCCCTTTGCCCGTCCGGTCTGGTAGTCCTTTCTGGGAATCTCCAGTCCCTTTACCCACATATCACTGACGATATTTTTCACTCCCGGCACATTGGCTGCCTTGTGTCCCACATCAATTAACTGCTGCCAGTCCCCGCACTCTCCTGCCAGTGTTACGATCTGCCTTTCGTCGACTGAAACCTTGATTTCAAGCCAAGGGAACGCTTCCCTGAGCGCTTTTTCTATTGTGTTTTTTATGCTGTTCATACTTCTCTCTCCCACGTCAGCCGTTTGTGTCCATTTAGGTTTATTTTTAAGGACATATTAGGACATTTTTTCTTTTTTGTCAAGGCTTTTTTGGTTTATGTTTCCTTTTTGAACATTTCTTAAGTTTTTTTGCACTAAAAAAACCGGTATGGGAAATTTCCGTATTTTCCCATACCGGTTTTATCATTTGTTATTCAGCAATTATGACGGTCAGCCCCATTTCTTCATAGTGCTTGACCATTTCTTTGTCTGCCTCTGCATCGGTCACCAGGACGTCGCCTGGGTGCAGTGTTGACACATTAATGAAATCACGTTTAAAGAGCTTGCCAGAGTCCATGAGTGCCACCAGCCTTTTGGAATGGCTCGCAAGCTGCCGGTATACACCGTACTCCGCCGGGCCGCGGTGGAAAAGGTTTCCCTGTTCATCCACTGTTGTGGCGGATACAAAGGCCAGGTCAAAGTAAAAATCCCGAAGTGTGTTTTCCGCAATGGTGCCTGAAGTACTGAGGGTATGCTTTGTGATTTCTCCACCCACCAGAAATATCCCGATCTCACTGCGGCTGTTGAGCTGGTTGACCACTGTGACCGAATCGGTTACAACATAAAGCCGCTTGGTATTGTCAATATGCTCTGTAAAATGATAGAGTGATGAACCGGCGCCGATAAAAATCTTCTGACCATGCTCGATGAGGCCTGTGGCCTTGAGCCCCATTCGTTTCTTTTTCTCTGCCTCGATGTTCAGACGAAGCTCCAGAGGCTTTTCTCTGAGAATATCCTCCTTGACAAGCTGTGCCCCGCCATGAGTCCTCAAAAGCTCTCCCTCGGATTCCAGAAGCTCCAGATCCCTGCGGATGGTCTTCGTAGTTACCTGAAAAATTTCACTGAGCTGGGAAACGCTAACGGTCCCCTGCTGTTGCAATAGCTGAATAATTTGTTCTAATCGTGGATTTTTCAACGTTCTCCCTCCTCTATTGGTTAAGCATAGCCTAAGTTATTTTAAAAGTCAAGGGGCGCAGACGGTGAAGATACGTCGAAACGACGTACCTTCACCGATGGATTTACTGGTCCTTTGTTTTTTCCTCCACGACCGGGTCAATATGGATTGTGACATCACAGTGGCACTGGCTTTTAAGCTCGTCCTCAATACTGGTAATAATCTCGTGGGCGGTAACCATGTCCAGCTGGCTAGACATTTCCACATGCAGGGAGACATCGGCGTGTGCCGGGCCATAGTCGTGAATGAGCAGCTCATGCATGCCCCTTATCTCTGGATGGGACATGACGATTCGGTGAATTTTCTCCACAAAGCCCTCATCGGGAGGCGCGCCAATCAGGGGCTGAACCGAGTCCTTTGCAGATTTAATACCTGTTATCAGAATAAAGGCCGCCACAATTACACCCATATATCCGTCCAGATCATAGCCTGTAAAATAATTGATGGCCATACCGATCAGTACCACCAGTGTGGCCAGGCTGTCGCTGATACTGTCCAAGGCTGTGGCCTCCATGGCTGAAGAATTGATTCTCTGGCCCAGCTTCCGGTTAAACAAAAACATCCAGAGCTTCACTAAAATCGAAGCGATCAAAATGACAAAAACCACAAGGCTTACCGAGGTCTCCGCCGGGTTTAAAATCCGTTCTGCGGACGATTTAAGCAGCTCAACCCCCATAAGGATAATGGCAACGGATATAAACAGTGCGCTGAGGTACTCGATGCGTCCATGGCCGTAAGGGTGCCCGTGATCAGCAGGCTTTCCCGCCATTTTAAAGCCCAGCAGTGTGATGATGGAAGAACCGGCGTCCGACAGGTTATTGACCGCATCGGCCACAATGGAGATGGCACCTGTCACAAAGCCCAGCACAAGCTTTCCTAAAAACAACAGCAGATTGCAGGCAATGCCTACACCGCCGCTTAATACACCGTAGACCTGACGGACATCCGGATCTCCGGTTTTATCGCCCTCTTTAATAAACAGGCGTACCAGTAAACGGGTCATTAATTACTTCCTTTCTCAGTCAAAAAAGAGCCGCCGCACCCTGTGCAGCAGCTCTCCATTCATTATTTTACCGCAATAAATTCAATCTCGACCTTGGCATCCTTGGGTATTCTGGCTGCCTGCACACAGGAACGGGCCGGCTGGTTTTCTGTAAAATACTCGCCGTAAATGTCGTTCAGCACAGTAAAATTGGCAAGATCATCGACAAAAATTGTGGTTTTAACCACATCAGAATAGTCATATCCTGCTTCTTTTAACACTGCGCCCATGTTGAGCATCACCTGTTTTGCCTGGGCCTCAAAGGCTTCCGGCATTTCGCCTGTGGCCGGATCAATCCCCAGCTGCCCGGAGGCGTACAGGGTGCCGTCTACTACCAGCGCCTGAGAATATGGGCCAAGGGCCGCAGGGGCTTTATCTGTTGCTACTTTTGTTTTCATGATTGTTCTCTCCTTTGTCGTCACTTAAAATGTTTTCCGCGCCTTCAGAAAGCGCTAAAATGCTGTCATCTGCTGGTGCTTCGTGCTTTTTAAAGCGATGCTTAAACCACATCAGTCCACCCTGCGACATACCTTCTCCGCCCTCTCCGTCATCAAAGGTTGAGACAAACAGGAAACGCCGGATGGCAAACAGGATGGCGATGGATATAATACTCATCAAATTTTCGAAGGGCGTGGTATGCTCAACGATCAGTTCCCTGGCAATGGCAAACAGCAAAACCTCTATAACCGACGCGGTGGAGTGCTTGATCAGCATTTTAAGAAACTCAATGCCAATGAGCGTGTTAAAAGCATAGCCCAAAAACACCCGGAAGGCCTGAGAATCGCCGTAATTTCCTATAAACTGCCAAAGATCGGGAATCAGAGCAAGGGCTGAAATAATAATGGCAATGGCGATGAGGATGGCGATAAAAATCTCCAGTACCCGCACAAAGCCCAAAAGCTTATTTTGAATTTTATGTTGCATTGTCTCCTCCTGTTTATGGTTCCCACTGCATTATACCATAATCAGCCCCTGTCTTAAAGCATATCTCCATTATTTTCATCCAGCAGGGCGCTTTCTTTCTTCTTGCGCCGCAGATGATACACATCATAACCCATGAGCAGCAGCAAAGCGCCACCCATCACACCGGCAAATACCATAAACAGCTGGCGCATAAACAGCACCGTCTCCCACTTCATGGGACTGCCATAGATAAACGGAAAGGCACAGATGAATGAAAAGACCGTAAAGGCCATGAACAGCCCAATATACGCTTTTTTCCAGGGCTTTGCCTGGGGCGTACAGCCCATATACTTAAACAGATAGGCCACTCCCAGCATCAGGAAAGGAATCATCGGGAAATAGTGATATAAAAAGGTGTCCCGCGTGATAAAAAGCCAGGGAATCATCTGGGAAAAGTAACCAACACCGATGACGATACCGGCAGAATGGCGTTTCCATATACCATGGACCAGCGCAAAGGCTGTGCCAAAAAGGCCAATTCCCCAGACCATAGGGTTTCCGGTCGCGTAAAGATAAATGGTTTCCGGCGCCTTCTGATAGTAGTAAAACACTGGTTTTAAAGCCAGGAACCAGGTATACCATTTGGAGGAATAGGGATGGTGGTAATGGGTCGAAGCCCCGGTGTGATAACCAAACATCTGCTGCTGATGGCCGAAAAACACATCGAAAAATCCTTTATCGGGTATGGTATCCGCATAAGGAATATAGGACAGTGTGTAAATGGTCACCGGAACAACAATAAAAGCCAGGCAGCAGAAAAAAGACTCACCGAGTCTTTGCCGCCGGACACTTTTGCCGCCCTTTACCATATCCCGGATAAACCAGTAAAAATACAGAACTGCCAGTCCGAGCGCCGCATAACAGCCTGACCACTTGGTGCCAATGGCAAGGCCGGTAAAAATCCCGCTGAGCAGCAAAAACACATACCGGGCTGGCCTTGATGTGCTGATGTGAAAAAAGTACAGGAAGGTATACATAGCCAGAATAAAAAAGACAAGAAAGGCGTCCAGGGTTCCGATCCGTGTCTGTGTATAATGCAAAAAATCGAAAGCCAGCAGCAATGTGGCAATACCAGACCATAGCGGTGATTTAAAAAGCGCCTTGCCGAAAAAATAGATCAGAGGCAGCATGGCGATACCAAAAAGCACCTGCATAAAGCGAAAGCCAAAGGGCGTTCTGCCAAAAAGATCCATTCCTAGGCCAATGATCAGCCGGCCCACAGGGGGATGATCCATTTCAGCCACACTCAGGCCATCCTGCATTTCCAGCGCCGAGGCGGGAAAATAGCTCTCGTCAAAGTAAGCGCTGTTCAGGCGATCTGAGGTGATCCGCACT containing:
- a CDS encoding FGGY-family carbohydrate kinase; protein product: MDKKYVVGIDSGTQSTRVIIFDTRGQKVCMGTAAHPPLIAEKAGYAVHDYDDLWNGLCHACDDLFSKFKGDVHEIAAIGLSGQRGTTFFVGEDNRQLCRPISWMDLRWRENADHLPPSTEAMDPWCDYLRNYSRMNWMKTNSPELAGRIHKYLTAPGYMGYQLFGGYVDTLANNLGMPVDREHWELYKDDEVFEKMGLKRSQLARFVEPGQVMGHVTAEAAALTGFPEGCPVVACAGDKQCEVLGSGSISDGQAYITLGTLSGLDIVGEKYIPDAYKKLKHRTYLASVPGTWHAEAAISKGFWLVSWFRDNLAEGLDAKAEKLGMTIEAYLDREAESIPAGSEGLVTIPDWKSNWDKPAAKGMFIGFDHRHKRAHMFRSLIEGIVMQLKVSTDEMCSIIGKSIAELRVGGGGSKSATAVQTIADVFNIPVKKSVETETCSLGCAICAAVGAGIFPDFQQAVEAMGQQTKTYTPIAEHHAVYQKLMDRVFSQCYTINEDLLKEIAEITA
- a CDS encoding FAD-dependent oxidoreductase, yielding MNSIKNTIEKALREAFPWLEIKVSVDERQIVTLAGECGDWQQLIDVGHKAANVPGVKNIVSDMWVKGLEIPRKDYQTGRAKGFEAGLVGEADIVIAGAGVIGCGIARELAKYPLKIIVVEKNDDVCTGASKANNGNIHPGHAAKTGTLKARLNILGNRMYDKWADELGFVFQRNGLMYIAWEEAYIPALKERYDKGVENGVDGIEMLDGEQAMAIEPELRKLDNPPIAAVWLPSLAHVEPYDVTVALAENAAHNGVEFWFNTPVCDVLRHDGRVEGVVTPKGIIKASCVINCAGVYADDLSEMAGDRSFTIHPRKGTIAILDKAKQYPYRPQMGFVGNALENRMKNIKNAESKGGGCCKTPEGNYLLGPSAKEVWNKEDTATDPDGLEYAMSCNQHKNVGQQDLIRVFTGVRAADFKEDFIIEMSPVTDGFINVAGIQSPGLASAPAIAKMVEDIVLKDFEKKSIKLEIRQDYQPRENPKTLFRKLPPDEKRKLIEREPSFGRIVCRCETITEGEILEALDSPVMPASIEAIKRRTRAGMGRCQGGFCQPRVIEILAKKLGRDWSEINFSEQGTNFLEKMHK
- a CDS encoding DeoR/GlpR family DNA-binding transcription regulator — protein: MKNPRLEQIIQLLQQQGTVSVSQLSEIFQVTTKTIRRDLELLESEGELLRTHGGAQLVKEDILREKPLELRLNIEAEKKKRMGLKATGLIEHGQKIFIGAGSSLYHFTEHIDNTKRLYVVTDSVTVVNQLNSRSEIGIFLVGGEITKHTLSTSGTIAENTLRDFYFDLAFVSATTVDEQGNLFHRGPAEYGVYRQLASHSKRLVALMDSGKLFKRDFINVSTLHPGDVLVTDAEADKEMVKHYEEMGLTVIIAE
- a CDS encoding cation diffusion facilitator family transporter, whose protein sequence is MTRLLVRLFIKEGDKTGDPDVRQVYGVLSGGVGIACNLLLFLGKLVLGFVTGAISIVADAVNNLSDAGSSIITLLGFKMAGKPADHGHPYGHGRIEYLSALFISVAIILMGVELLKSSAERILNPAETSVSLVVFVILIASILVKLWMFLFNRKLGQRINSSAMEATALDSISDSLATLVVLIGMAINYFTGYDLDGYMGVIVAAFILITGIKSAKDSVQPLIGAPPDEGFVEKIHRIVMSHPEIRGMHELLIHDYGPAHADVSLHVEMSSQLDMVTAHEIITSIEDELKSQCHCDVTIHIDPVVEEKTKDQ
- a CDS encoding RidA family protein translates to MKTKVATDKAPAALGPYSQALVVDGTLYASGQLGIDPATGEMPEAFEAQAKQVMLNMGAVLKEAGYDYSDVVKTTIFVDDLANFTVLNDIYGEYFTENQPARSCVQAARIPKDAKVEIEFIAVK
- a CDS encoding phosphate-starvation-inducible PsiE family protein, giving the protein MQHKIQNKLLGFVRVLEIFIAILIAIAIIISALALIPDLWQFIGNYGDSQAFRVFLGYAFNTLIGIEFLKMLIKHSTASVIEVLLFAIARELIVEHTTPFENLMSIISIAILFAIRRFLFVSTFDDGEGGEGMSQGGLMWFKHRFKKHEAPADDSILALSEGAENILSDDKGENNHENKSSNR
- a CDS encoding phospholipid carrier-dependent glycosyltransferase — its product is MTEKFYHLSKKEIIFLVAVILIYSVVGYWNLGSRVEPQTYYDMEEGTPAAEFELQKQPASIALYPTVNDSSKYVGIQILCSDDGVNWKQAFDTRDDDTDYTAAMIWYHYLLNTDENTRYIKVKKLDTANRLVLSEVAFYDDNGNRLASTPLNEGSARLLDEPETVRITSDRLNSAYFDESYFPASALEMQDGLSVAEMDHPPVGRLIIGLGMDLFGRTPFGFRFMQVLFGIAMLPLIYFFGKALFKSPLWSGIATLLLAFDFLHYTQTRIGTLDAFLVFFILAMYTFLYFFHISTSRPARYVFLLLSGIFTGLAIGTKWSGCYAALGLAVLYFYWFIRDMVKGGKSVRRQRLGESFFCCLAFIVVPVTIYTLSYIPYADTIPDKGFFDVFFGHQQQMFGYHTGASTHYHHPYSSKWYTWFLALKPVFYYYQKAPETIYLYATGNPMVWGIGLFGTAFALVHGIWKRHSAGIVIGVGYFSQMIPWLFITRDTFLYHYFPMIPFLMLGVAYLFKYMGCTPQAKPWKKAYIGLFMAFTVFSFICAFPFIYGSPMKWETVLFMRQLFMVFAGVMGGALLLLMGYDVYHLRRKKKESALLDENNGDML